A window of Metabacillus sp. B2-18 contains these coding sequences:
- a CDS encoding reverse transcriptase-like protein has product MNLLNYRIEWTYQTKRKLETMITTEYHSLNESIVLAEDFLQTGRVKNLSFFSEDGQSWTLKELKKLKEIVKDEPHDVVAFFDGGFHKSTKLAGFGAVVYYTQSGNRYRIRMNEKAEEMESNNEAEYAAFHYLVDVLEENGITKQKVLFKGDSQVVLNQLSGEWPCYEEEFNNWLDRIESKLKKLKITASYEPVSRKENTEADKLATQAMEGIEISSKMIINEDVEEHE; this is encoded by the coding sequence GTGAATCTATTGAATTATCGCATAGAATGGACTTATCAAACAAAAAGAAAATTAGAAACAATGATAACAACAGAATATCATTCTTTAAACGAATCCATTGTTTTGGCTGAGGACTTTCTTCAAACAGGAAGAGTAAAGAACCTTTCATTTTTCTCAGAGGATGGCCAGTCATGGACTCTTAAGGAACTTAAAAAATTAAAAGAAATTGTTAAAGATGAACCACATGATGTTGTTGCCTTTTTTGATGGTGGATTTCATAAAAGCACAAAATTAGCTGGATTCGGTGCAGTGGTTTATTACACGCAAAGTGGAAATCGATATCGAATTCGAATGAATGAAAAAGCAGAAGAAATGGAATCAAACAATGAAGCAGAATATGCTGCCTTTCATTATTTGGTGGATGTTCTAGAGGAAAACGGAATAACGAAACAAAAAGTATTGTTCAAAGGTGACTCGCAAGTAGTATTAAACCAACTATCAGGTGAATGGCCTTGTTATGAAGAAGAATTTAATAATTGGCTAGATCGCATAGAAAGCAAATTAAAAAAACTGAAAATAACAGCATCCTATGAGCCAGTATCGAGAAAAGAAAATACAGAAGCAGATAAGCTAGCAACTCAAGCGATGGAAGGAATCGAAATTAGTAGTAAAATGATCATAAATGAGGACGTTGAAGAACATGAGTAA
- the cspD gene encoding cold-shock protein CspD, whose product MQNGKVKWFNNEKGFGFIEVEGGDDVFVHFTAIQGDGYKSLEEGQEVSFEIVEGNRGPQAANVTKL is encoded by the coding sequence ATGCAAAACGGTAAAGTAAAATGGTTTAACAATGAAAAAGGGTTTGGATTCATCGAAGTTGAAGGCGGAGACGATGTATTCGTACACTTCACTGCAATCCAAGGTGATGGTTACAAATCATTAGAAGAAGGTCAAGAAGTTTCCTTTGAAATCGTTGAAGGTAACCGCGGACCACAAGCTGCTAACGTTACAAAGTTATAA
- a CDS encoding formate--tetrahydrofolate ligase, with amino-acid sequence MNSHQKFKSDIEIALQTPLLPIQQIADNHLDLKEEELELFGKYKAKISLDVLERLKEKEPGKLILVTSTNPTPAGEGKSTVTVGLGQALNKLNKKAIIAMREPSLGPTMGLKGGATGGGYSQVLPMDEINLHFTGDIHAITTANNALASFIDNHLHHGNDLNIDPRRIVWRRALDLNDRALRNITIGLGGPTNGIPREDHFDITVASEIMAVLCLASSLDNLRERLSRIVIGYTYSKEPVTVADLGVEGALTLLLKEAIKPNLVQTIEHTPALIHGGPFANIAHGCNSLLATKMATKLGDYVVTEAGFGADLGAEKFLNIKSRIGMLNPSAVVIVATIRALKMHGGLRRDQLQQENTDALIKGIANLKKHIETIKSFGLPYVVAINKFVSDTEAEITELLNWSDQEGHPAVICEVWEHGGNGGVELAEKVLKIIEEGENSFQFLYKDEDSIEQKIFNIASKVYGATGVQFTNKAKKQIQEFEFLGWSNLPICMAKTQYSLTDDASVLGRPESFTITIRELKGSLGAGFIVALTGDIMTMPGLPFEPAALNMDVSVDGKATGLF; translated from the coding sequence GTGAATAGTCATCAAAAATTTAAATCAGATATCGAAATTGCCCTTCAAACACCACTTTTACCAATTCAGCAAATAGCCGATAATCATTTAGATTTAAAGGAAGAAGAGTTAGAGCTATTTGGAAAATATAAGGCTAAAATTTCTCTTGATGTTTTAGAAAGATTAAAGGAGAAAGAACCAGGTAAGCTTATTTTAGTTACATCAACTAACCCAACTCCAGCTGGAGAAGGAAAATCAACAGTAACAGTAGGTTTGGGTCAAGCACTTAATAAACTAAATAAAAAAGCGATTATTGCAATGAGGGAACCTTCGCTTGGACCAACAATGGGATTAAAAGGTGGAGCTACAGGTGGCGGCTATTCTCAAGTTCTTCCTATGGATGAAATAAACCTGCATTTTACAGGTGACATACATGCAATTACGACAGCAAATAATGCATTAGCTTCATTTATCGATAATCATCTTCACCACGGAAATGATTTAAATATCGACCCTAGAAGAATTGTATGGAGACGAGCATTAGATTTAAATGATCGAGCTCTTCGAAATATTACCATCGGCTTAGGTGGACCTACAAATGGCATTCCAAGAGAAGATCATTTCGATATTACGGTAGCTTCTGAAATTATGGCTGTTTTATGTTTAGCTAGCAGTTTAGATAATCTTAGAGAGAGACTTTCAAGGATAGTAATCGGATATACATATTCAAAAGAACCGGTTACAGTGGCCGACTTGGGTGTTGAAGGAGCTTTAACTCTTCTATTAAAAGAAGCAATAAAGCCAAATCTTGTTCAAACAATAGAACATACACCGGCTCTAATTCATGGTGGACCATTCGCGAACATTGCACATGGTTGTAATAGTTTGCTTGCGACCAAAATGGCGACAAAGCTTGGAGATTATGTGGTAACTGAAGCTGGATTCGGTGCTGATTTAGGGGCGGAAAAATTCCTTAATATAAAATCTCGAATTGGAATGCTTAATCCTTCTGCTGTTGTCATCGTGGCAACAATAAGAGCTCTTAAAATGCATGGTGGATTGAGGAGAGATCAATTACAGCAAGAAAATACGGATGCTCTAATAAAAGGAATAGCAAACTTAAAAAAACATATTGAAACAATAAAAAGCTTTGGATTACCATACGTTGTAGCAATTAATAAATTTGTTTCTGATACAGAAGCTGAAATAACAGAACTATTAAATTGGAGTGATCAGGAAGGTCATCCTGCTGTTATATGTGAAGTATGGGAACATGGCGGCAATGGAGGAGTAGAACTAGCTGAAAAGGTACTCAAGATTATTGAAGAGGGAGAAAATTCTTTTCAATTTCTATATAAAGATGAAGATTCGATTGAACAGAAAATTTTCAATATTGCAAGTAAAGTTTATGGAGCAACAGGAGTTCAGTTCACGAATAAAGCAAAGAAACAAATTCAAGAATTTGAGTTCTTAGGATGGAGCAATTTGCCTATTTGTATGGCTAAAACACAATATTCTTTAACAGATGATGCCTCTGTGTTAGGTAGACCTGAAAGCTTTACGATCACAATACGTGAATTAAAGGGCTCTTTAGGTGCCGGCTTTATCGTTGCTTTAACCGGTGATATCATGACAATGCCAGGTTTACCATTTGAACCTGCAGCTCTAAATATGGATGTTTCAGTAGATGGAAAGGCAACTGGCTTGTTCTAG
- the metA gene encoding homoserine O-acetyltransferase MetA: protein MPINIPNHLPAKEILEQENIFIMDENRAYSQDIRPLNIIILNIMPEKEKTETQLLRLLGNSPLQLNITFLRPETHKSKTTAIEHLKEFYTTFRHIQHKKFDGMIITGAPIEHLEFNEVSYWPELQTIMDWTRTNVTSTLHICWGAQAGLYHHYGVNKYQLDKKCFGIFEHEIVDPTVKLVRGFDDLYFVPHSRHTDVLKEEIERVEELQILSYSDKAGVCLVMSQDGKQIFLTGHPEYELTSLKDEYERDLSKGLEIEMPENYFKNNDPKNRPIQCWRSHANLLFVNWLNYYVYQETPYIWD, encoded by the coding sequence TTGCCAATCAATATTCCAAATCACTTACCAGCGAAAGAAATCCTTGAACAGGAAAATATCTTTATTATGGATGAAAATAGAGCATACTCTCAGGATATACGTCCTTTAAATATTATCATTCTAAATATCATGCCTGAAAAAGAAAAAACAGAAACACAGTTGTTACGACTATTGGGTAACTCACCATTACAGTTAAACATTACTTTTTTACGTCCTGAAACACATAAATCAAAAACAACTGCAATAGAGCACTTAAAGGAATTTTATACAACTTTTAGACATATCCAGCATAAAAAGTTTGATGGGATGATTATTACTGGTGCACCAATTGAGCATTTGGAGTTCAATGAAGTCTCATATTGGCCTGAACTTCAAACAATTATGGACTGGACTAGAACAAATGTTACCTCAACTTTACATATTTGTTGGGGTGCCCAAGCAGGACTTTACCATCACTATGGCGTAAATAAATATCAATTGGATAAAAAATGCTTTGGAATTTTTGAGCATGAAATTGTAGATCCAACAGTAAAATTGGTAAGAGGTTTTGATGACCTTTACTTTGTTCCACACTCTAGACATACAGATGTATTAAAAGAGGAAATTGAACGAGTTGAAGAGCTTCAAATTCTTTCTTATTCCGATAAAGCAGGAGTTTGTTTAGTGATGTCACAGGATGGTAAACAAATCTTTTTAACAGGGCATCCTGAATATGAATTAACTTCATTAAAAGATGAATATGAACGTGATCTTTCAAAGGGCCTGGAAATCGAGATGCCAGAAAATTATTTTAAAAATAACGATCCTAAAAATAGACCAATACAGTGTTGGAGGTCACATGCGAACCTACTGTTTGTGAATTGGCTGAACTATTACGTATACCAAGAAACACCGTATATTTGGGATTGA
- a CDS encoding DUF2564 family protein produces MDQINHTGLISGMNDLGQLEASVKAAQKMVGAATMQLDPEALQNAENAIRDAKDIMSRTNETGVDSDFVNKQQQLLQQCEHQLSEARK; encoded by the coding sequence ATGGATCAAATAAATCATACTGGATTAATTAGTGGAATGAATGATTTAGGACAACTTGAAGCATCTGTAAAAGCAGCACAAAAAATGGTTGGAGCTGCAACGATGCAATTAGATCCGGAAGCTCTACAAAATGCAGAAAATGCAATAAGAGATGCGAAGGATATTATGAGTCGCACCAATGAGACAGGTGTTGATTCAGATTTTGTGAATAAACAGCAACAACTGTTACAACAGTGTGAGCATCAATTATCAGAAGCTAGAAAATAA
- a CDS encoding phosphocarrier protein HPr, with protein sequence MVEKSFTITSEAGLHARPATALVNAVNSFTADVNLEANGRTVNLKSIMGVMSLGISKGTKVTITASGSDEQAALEAVERAITTEGLGE encoded by the coding sequence GTGGTAGAAAAATCGTTTACAATCACAAGTGAAGCAGGTCTACACGCTAGACCAGCAACAGCTTTAGTGAATGCAGTAAATTCATTTACAGCTGATGTTAACTTAGAGGCTAATGGTCGTACAGTTAACCTAAAATCAATTATGGGCGTAATGTCACTTGGTATTTCTAAAGGAACAAAAGTGACAATTACAGCAAGTGGAAGCGATGAACAAGCAGCACTAGAAGCTGTTGAACGCGCTATTACTACAGAAGGCCTAGGAGAGTAA
- a CDS encoding zinc-finger domain-containing protein, translating to MSKKQTLQELSEIIDTYCVNCLLKKHFREEYGKSFAHSFCINKCTVGEKIKEVGKKLL from the coding sequence ATGAGTAAAAAGCAAACACTCCAAGAACTTAGTGAAATCATTGATACTTATTGTGTGAATTGCTTATTAAAAAAGCATTTTAGAGAAGAGTATGGAAAAAGCTTTGCCCATTCTTTTTGTATTAATAAATGTACTGTTGGTGAGAAAATAAAAGAAGTTGGCAAGAAGTTGTTGTAA
- a CDS encoding diglucosyl diacylglycerol synthase has product MKRNSKVLILTAKYGNGHVQVAKTLEDKCKQMGFSKVIVCNLYSESFPVFSEITQYLYLKSFSIGKQFYRLFYYGVDKIYNKRMMNLYFKMGHKRLHQIVTSEQPDMIINTFPMIVVPEYRRKTGTVIPTFNVLTDFCLHRIWVHENIDKYYVATNHVKEKLLQLGIHPSTIKVTGIPIRKQFEEKMDLNEIYEKYKLDPDKKTLLIVAGAHGVLKNVKELCQSFINQSEHIQTIVVCGNNTLLKETLDPLATQYPEQFKVLSYVERIDELYRVASCMITKPGGITLTEATAIGLPVVLFKPVPGQEKENAHFFEDNSSAIIINQIEDIFDEVNQLLADDQKLQKMRDNIKKLHVPNSSDLIIEDMIKEASYIRDKKVMAGSVNY; this is encoded by the coding sequence TTGAAAAGAAATTCGAAGGTGTTAATTTTGACAGCTAAATATGGCAATGGTCATGTTCAAGTTGCAAAGACATTAGAAGATAAGTGTAAGCAGATGGGTTTTAGCAAGGTAATCGTGTGTAATCTTTACTCGGAATCTTTTCCCGTTTTTTCAGAAATTACCCAATACTTATATTTAAAAAGTTTCTCAATCGGAAAACAATTTTATCGCCTTTTTTACTACGGAGTTGATAAAATTTATAACAAAAGAATGATGAACCTGTATTTTAAAATGGGGCACAAACGTTTGCATCAAATCGTGACAAGTGAACAACCCGACATGATTATTAATACCTTCCCTATGATTGTTGTTCCTGAATATCGTCGTAAGACTGGTACGGTGATTCCCACGTTTAATGTCCTAACTGACTTTTGTTTACACAGAATTTGGGTTCATGAAAATATTGATAAATATTATGTTGCTACAAATCATGTCAAAGAGAAACTTTTACAACTTGGCATCCATCCAAGCACAATAAAAGTTACAGGAATACCTATCCGTAAACAATTCGAAGAAAAAATGGATTTAAACGAAATCTATGAAAAATACAAGTTAGATCCTGATAAGAAAACATTACTTATAGTTGCAGGTGCACATGGAGTTTTAAAAAATGTTAAGGAATTATGCCAGTCGTTTATTAACCAAAGTGAACATATTCAAACCATCGTTGTTTGTGGAAATAATACTTTACTAAAAGAAACGCTGGATCCTCTCGCTACTCAGTATCCTGAGCAATTTAAAGTATTAAGTTATGTTGAGCGAATTGATGAGTTATACCGTGTTGCTTCATGCATGATAACAAAGCCAGGAGGTATTACTCTAACAGAAGCAACTGCAATTGGGTTACCTGTTGTCCTTTTTAAACCTGTTCCTGGTCAAGAAAAAGAAAATGCCCACTTTTTTGAAGATAATTCTTCAGCAATTATTATTAATCAAATTGAGGATATTTTTGATGAAGTAAATCAATTATTGGCAGATGATCAAAAGTTACAAAAAATGAGAGACAATATTAAAAAGCTACATGTACCTAATTCTTCAGATCTTATTATTGAGGATATGATAAAAGAAGCTTCTTACATTAGAGATAAAAAAGTAATGGCGGGCTCCGTAAACTATTAG
- a CDS encoding metal-dependent hydrolase, giving the protein MDTSTHIIMGFGLAGLAYIDPAVAGSPELAQAIMIGTVIGSNAPDFDYGIKLLKGNGMYIEHHRGASHSIPALFLWTVLISCITFLFFKDVSFYPLLYWTFLAVILHVGFDILNAYGTQAARPLTKNWLSLNFVPLFDPFIILVHLICFSFWTIGFHSGFVFLWGYIVIIGYLVVRFYISLKNKKQVIQSMDMKGICTIVPTIWLRKWHVVFETDQIYYVGILDKNGLHLIHTFEKHNQLCPYIIASLDDHNVKHFLANSGHVHAMYVPHPKGYEVRWIDLRFRHNHHYPYMAVVKLDKNLQIISSYTGWIYQSKKLQQKLVPSKTNAVQM; this is encoded by the coding sequence ATGGATACAAGTACTCACATAATAATGGGATTTGGCTTAGCTGGTTTAGCTTATATTGATCCTGCTGTTGCGGGTAGTCCTGAATTAGCACAAGCTATTATGATTGGTACGGTCATAGGATCAAATGCACCAGATTTTGATTACGGAATTAAACTTTTAAAAGGTAATGGTATGTATATTGAGCATCATAGAGGTGCCTCTCATTCCATCCCTGCCCTTTTTCTTTGGACAGTACTTATTTCATGTATTACGTTTCTCTTTTTTAAGGACGTTTCATTCTATCCTTTACTTTATTGGACTTTTTTAGCAGTTATCTTACATGTTGGATTTGATATTTTAAATGCTTATGGTACCCAAGCTGCAAGACCATTAACAAAAAATTGGTTGTCATTAAACTTTGTCCCGTTATTTGATCCATTTATCATCTTGGTTCACCTCATTTGTTTTTCATTTTGGACTATTGGATTTCATTCTGGATTTGTATTTTTATGGGGATATATCGTGATTATTGGTTATCTTGTTGTTCGTTTTTACATATCACTAAAAAACAAAAAACAAGTTATTCAATCGATGGATATGAAAGGAATTTGTACAATTGTTCCAACTATATGGCTTCGCAAATGGCATGTTGTGTTCGAAACAGATCAAATTTATTATGTTGGTATTCTTGATAAAAATGGTCTTCACCTTATCCATACTTTCGAAAAACATAATCAACTTTGCCCTTATATTATTGCTTCCCTGGACGATCATAATGTAAAACATTTTCTAGCAAATTCAGGGCATGTTCATGCTATGTATGTTCCTCATCCAAAAGGATATGAAGTCCGTTGGATTGATTTAAGATTTCGTCATAATCATCATTACCCATATATGGCAGTGGTTAAACTTGATAAGAATCTTCAAATTATCTCTTCATATACAGGGTGGATTTATCAGTCAAAGAAACTTCAACAAAAGCTTGTACCCTCAAAAACCAATGCTGTACAAATGTAG